The genomic region GACACTGCTTGGCAAACAGAGGTTCCCAGAAACGCAATTTTGGCTAGGAATTTAGGTCAAATTGTGGAGACGATTCAAAGTATCCCTCGCTATTTTTACGGATTATTTGCTATTGATTTGACTCACCAGAATTATCGCAGTAGTCATTTTTACGATGAAGCTTGTCGTCGCTTTGCTGCTTTTACAGGTAAGTCATACGAGCTTGGTGTCACTATTTCCGCCAAACCTGTAGAAATCTACGCTTTATTAGGAGGACAATGGCCTCACAGCAGTTATATGGTCCCCGGTGGTGTGATGTGCGCCCCCACTCTCAGTGATATTACCCGGGCTTGGGGTATGTTAGAATATTTTCGCACTAATTGGTTGGAACCTGTATGGTTGGGTTGCTCTCTGGAACGATATGAGGAAATTCAAACATACGAGGATTTTCAAGCTTGGTTGGAGGAAGATATTAAACATAGAGAATCTGATCTAGGTTTGTATTGGCGCATGGGTTTAGAGATTGGACTAGACAAGTATGGTGTGGGTGTGGAAAAATTTGTCACCTGGGGATATTTACCTCATGAGGATAAATATAATAAACCTACTATTGATGGGCGCAATGCAGCAGTGATTATGAAGGGTGGGGTTTATGATAGCCACACAGACAAGCACTCTATAATGGATCAGGCTTTTACCCGTGAAAATTTGAGCCATTCTTGGTATGATGAAGGTACTCAAGACTGGCACCCAAGCGATCGTAACACTTCACCAACTATTAATAACCAAAAGGACTTTGTCGGTGCCTATTCTTGGTCTAGTGCAGTCCTTCATCAAGATTTAGGTAGATTGGAAGCAGGTCCTTTGGCACGTCAGTTAGTTGCAGGTAGCAATGGTGGAGAAACTTGGCAACATTATGACCCATTTATTTTGGATGTTTTTAAAAAAATGGGTGGTGCAAGTGTTCATCTCAGACAATTGGCTAGGGTTCATGAGCTAGTTAAGTTATATCGTCAAGCAGAACGTTGTTTGAGAGAGTTTAAATTAAACGAATCTTGGTATATTAAACCCCAAGAAAAAGATGGTAAAGGTTGGGGAGCGACGGAAGCAGCTAGAGGTGCTTTATGTCACTGGATAGAAATTGCTGAGGGTAAGATTAAGAGCTACCAGGTTATTGCTCCCGGAACTTGGAATATTGGACCTCGTGATAGTAACGGTCATCTTGGTCCTGTGGAGCAGGCGTTAATTGGTACTCCTATTACTGATCCTACGGATCCTGTAGAAGTAGGACATGTTGCTCGTTCTTTTGATTCTTGTTTGGTCTGCACTGTTCATGCTCATGATGCTAAAACCGGTCAGGAGTTGGCTCGCTTTCGCACTGCTTAAAGGAGTCAGGAGTCATTATCCCTTTTTTGGGTAAGTTTTTGCTCTATTCCTAAATTTCCCTGTAACCCACCAGTATGTATTAGTAATATTTTACTCGGTGGGA from Cylindrospermopsis curvispora GIHE-G1 harbors:
- a CDS encoding nickel-dependent hydrogenase large subunit, encoding MPIQTLDIAPVGRVEGDLDVRVEIEDGYVTNAWTHAELFRGFEIILRGKDPQAGLIVTPRICGICGGSHLSSASWALDTAWQTEVPRNAILARNLGQIVETIQSIPRYFYGLFAIDLTHQNYRSSHFYDEACRRFAAFTGKSYELGVTISAKPVEIYALLGGQWPHSSYMVPGGVMCAPTLSDITRAWGMLEYFRTNWLEPVWLGCSLERYEEIQTYEDFQAWLEEDIKHRESDLGLYWRMGLEIGLDKYGVGVEKFVTWGYLPHEDKYNKPTIDGRNAAVIMKGGVYDSHTDKHSIMDQAFTRENLSHSWYDEGTQDWHPSDRNTSPTINNQKDFVGAYSWSSAVLHQDLGRLEAGPLARQLVAGSNGGETWQHYDPFILDVFKKMGGASVHLRQLARVHELVKLYRQAERCLREFKLNESWYIKPQEKDGKGWGATEAARGALCHWIEIAEGKIKSYQVIAPGTWNIGPRDSNGHLGPVEQALIGTPITDPTDPVEVGHVARSFDSCLVCTVHAHDAKTGQELARFRTA